A DNA window from Porites lutea chromosome 6, jaPorLute2.1, whole genome shotgun sequence contains the following coding sequences:
- the LOC140941408 gene encoding uncharacterized protein isoform X1 → MGVHDQDTTDTWSFVSTKAMRAYSDSSDLHSSYPWEREKRDDFYRGWGRDKWNKDFSKDKAQMMNGPTTKRSPCKKYISVVSEGNYFIASKAPLPDRIELRMCGTAGVSQKHRSVSIPDLYRIKMKPIPEAVEDIVDAVRREDVQSEGLCPIHDHHSPRNSDLKEMYVSQYTHHFDPTEPRSHIAGWKVDIEPNGIPHRRSRMCVLNNPVVSGSRKRPERPKSAPPTLAYEFDLHAQSIEDDRLSSATLPSFHRGYPESVQSTDDLSTRLKDLIVDSAPPEFINDDSSFGYDPSDDTSETSSAFNQDPYKKRDPAKFNYSRPRLIRLSADFPGVRNLEKMRRKRQSMGSSSTGSMSSPSPSPRSAGEYGFFVALTSKDQIPQQRHGRYYSMT, encoded by the exons ATGGGTGTACACGACCAAGATACAACTGACACATGGAG TTTCGTCAGCACAAAAGCCATGCGTGCATATTCTGACAGTAGTGATCTACATAGTTCTTACCCCTGGGAAAGGGAAAAGCGAGACGACTTCTATCGCGGATGGGGAAGAGACAAATGGAACAAAGACTTCTCCAAGGACAAAGCACAGATGATGAATGGACCAACCACAAAACGCTCGCCTTGCAAAAAGTACATATCTGTTGTTTCAGAGGGTAACTATTTCATAGCCTCAAAAGCGCCGCTTCCGGACCGAATCGAGCTTCGAATGTGTGGTACGGCAGGTGTATCGCAGAAGCATCGCTCGGTTTCCATTCCAGACCTGTACCGCATCAAGATGAAGCCAATTCCGGAGGCAGTGGAGGACATAGTGGATGCTGTGCGTCGAGAAGATGTCCAGTCGGAAGGTTTATGTCCAATACATGATCATCACTCACCAAGAAACAGTGATTTAAAAGAGATGTACGTCTCGCAGTACACGCACCATTTCGACCCCACCGAGCCTCGTTCACATATTGCTGGATGGAAGGTCGACATTGAACCCAACGGCATTCCACATCGTCGGTCCCGAATGTGCGTTCTTAACAATCCTGTCGTGTCGGGATCGAGAAAGAGACCCGAACGCCCGAAATCAGCACCTCCTACTTTGGCTTATGAGTTCGACCTGCACGCACAGAGCATAGAAGACGACAGACTTTCTTCTGCTACCCTTCCCTCATTTCATCGCGGTTATCCTGAATCTGTTCAAAGTACCGATGACTTATCGACCCGTCTTAAAGATCTGATTGTGGACTCCGCGCCGCCAGAATTCATCAACGATGATAGTTCATTCGGCTACGATCCTAGCGATGATACGTCGGAGACATCTTCGGCGTTTAACCAAGACCCATACAAAAAGAGAGATCCCGCCAAATTTAACTACAGCCGCCCAAGGTTGATTCGACTCTCCGCTGACTTTCCTGGCGTAAGAAACTTGGAAAAAATGCGTCGAAAACGGCAAAGCATGGGTTCATCATCAACTGGTTCCATGTCATCTCCCTCTCCTTCTCCGCGCTCGGCTGGTGAGTATGGATTTTTCGTGGCGCTCACATCAAAGGATCAAATCCCTCAACAGCGGCATGGAAGATACTATTCCATGACGTAA
- the LOC140941382 gene encoding uncharacterized protein: MKPHVRRAVLAYLALALFYLVNNLSLSTAQDDCLPEIGGRGDLKSVVLNIQTWEHRSSNFHFDDPVMVSSNTFTVSKGSEVSRLSGANVRFYGEELCVAVTKYTEVEQNDGTTKSSSVCDKSCLSVGGATRLDTYSGTFGRPSSTNPPCCYRGLIKYLRFSIPAPPTTPPPSYQCIECTDCDGAGTKISTITCNAGEKCFTLKLQKHQDGEEVTVKGCSHHLRNWGKNLYCEDQPECKSNVRLWPDESRHYSVCVSCCSGDKCNGKKSIGSGVSFYGHNRHMMILALIFGVLVIS; encoded by the exons ATGAAGCCACACGTGCGAAGAGCTGTTCTAGCATATCTAGCCTTAGCGCTGTTTTATCTCGTGAATAACCTATCCTTATCAACTGCACAAGACGACTGTCTTCCAGAAATTGGTGGAAGGGGAGATTTGAAGTCTGTTGTCCTCAACATACAGACATGGGAACACCGATCGTCCAACTTCCAT TTCGATGATCCAGTAATGGTCTCATCTAACACCTTTACGGTTTCAAAAGGTTCTGAAGTTTCCAGGCTGAGTGGTGCTAATGTACGTTTCTACGGTGAAGAACTCTGTGTTGCCGTAACTAAATATACGGAAGTAGAACAGAACGATGGAACGACAAAAAGTAGCTCTGTATGTGATAAATCCTGTCTCAGCGTTGGCGGTGCAACACGCCTAGACACTTACTCTGGGACATTTGGCAGACCTTCATCCACTAACCCTCCATGCTGTTACAGGGGATTGATTAAATACCTGCGATTTTCCATCCCTGCACCCCCGACCACGCCTCCCCCCTCCTATCAGTGCATTGAATGTACCGACTGCGATGGGGCTGGTACCAAGATATCAACTATTACATGCAATGCCGGTGAGAAGTGCTTCACGTTGAAGTTGCAAAAACACCAGGATGGCGAAGAGGTTACTGTCAAAGGCTGTTCTCATCACCTCCGCAACTGGGGCAAAAATCTGTATTGCGAGGATCAGCCTGAGTGTAAAAGCAATGTGCGACTTTGGCCGGATGAAAGCCGCCATTACAGTGTTTGTGTGTCGTGCTGCTCGGGGGATAAATGTAACGGCAAAAAAAGCATTGGTTCTGGCGTTAGTTTTTATGGCCACAATCGACACATGATGATTTTGGCACTTATTTTTGGTGTCCTTGTTATTAGCTGA
- the LOC140941408 gene encoding uncharacterized protein isoform X2 gives MRAYSDSSDLHSSYPWEREKRDDFYRGWGRDKWNKDFSKDKAQMMNGPTTKRSPCKKYISVVSEGNYFIASKAPLPDRIELRMCGTAGVSQKHRSVSIPDLYRIKMKPIPEAVEDIVDAVRREDVQSEGLCPIHDHHSPRNSDLKEMYVSQYTHHFDPTEPRSHIAGWKVDIEPNGIPHRRSRMCVLNNPVVSGSRKRPERPKSAPPTLAYEFDLHAQSIEDDRLSSATLPSFHRGYPESVQSTDDLSTRLKDLIVDSAPPEFINDDSSFGYDPSDDTSETSSAFNQDPYKKRDPAKFNYSRPRLIRLSADFPGVRNLEKMRRKRQSMGSSSTGSMSSPSPSPRSAGEYGFFVALTSKDQIPQQRHGRYYSMT, from the coding sequence ATGCGTGCATATTCTGACAGTAGTGATCTACATAGTTCTTACCCCTGGGAAAGGGAAAAGCGAGACGACTTCTATCGCGGATGGGGAAGAGACAAATGGAACAAAGACTTCTCCAAGGACAAAGCACAGATGATGAATGGACCAACCACAAAACGCTCGCCTTGCAAAAAGTACATATCTGTTGTTTCAGAGGGTAACTATTTCATAGCCTCAAAAGCGCCGCTTCCGGACCGAATCGAGCTTCGAATGTGTGGTACGGCAGGTGTATCGCAGAAGCATCGCTCGGTTTCCATTCCAGACCTGTACCGCATCAAGATGAAGCCAATTCCGGAGGCAGTGGAGGACATAGTGGATGCTGTGCGTCGAGAAGATGTCCAGTCGGAAGGTTTATGTCCAATACATGATCATCACTCACCAAGAAACAGTGATTTAAAAGAGATGTACGTCTCGCAGTACACGCACCATTTCGACCCCACCGAGCCTCGTTCACATATTGCTGGATGGAAGGTCGACATTGAACCCAACGGCATTCCACATCGTCGGTCCCGAATGTGCGTTCTTAACAATCCTGTCGTGTCGGGATCGAGAAAGAGACCCGAACGCCCGAAATCAGCACCTCCTACTTTGGCTTATGAGTTCGACCTGCACGCACAGAGCATAGAAGACGACAGACTTTCTTCTGCTACCCTTCCCTCATTTCATCGCGGTTATCCTGAATCTGTTCAAAGTACCGATGACTTATCGACCCGTCTTAAAGATCTGATTGTGGACTCCGCGCCGCCAGAATTCATCAACGATGATAGTTCATTCGGCTACGATCCTAGCGATGATACGTCGGAGACATCTTCGGCGTTTAACCAAGACCCATACAAAAAGAGAGATCCCGCCAAATTTAACTACAGCCGCCCAAGGTTGATTCGACTCTCCGCTGACTTTCCTGGCGTAAGAAACTTGGAAAAAATGCGTCGAAAACGGCAAAGCATGGGTTCATCATCAACTGGTTCCATGTCATCTCCCTCTCCTTCTCCGCGCTCGGCTGGTGAGTATGGATTTTTCGTGGCGCTCACATCAAAGGATCAAATCCCTCAACAGCGGCATGGAAGATACTATTCCATGACGTAA